From the Tepidamorphus gemmatus genome, the window TCCATGCCGAGCACGTCGTCAATTGCGGCGGGCTGTGGGCGCGCGAGGTCGGTCGCATGGTCGGGCTGGAGCTGCCGGTGCTCGCCATGGAGCACATGTATGTGCTCACCGAGGACATGCCCGAGGTCGCCGAGATCAACCGGACGACGGGCAAGGAGGTCGTGCACGCCATCGACTTCGAGGGCGAGATCTACATCCGCCAGGAGCGCGGCGGCATGCTGATGGGAACCTACGAGAAGGCCTGCCGCCCCTGGTCGCCGCGCGAGGCGCCGTGGAGCTTCGGCCAGGAACTGCTGGTGCCCGATCTCGACCGCATCGCCCCGTCGCTGGAAGTCGGCTTCGCGCATTTCCCCGCCTTCGAAAGGGCCGGCATCAAGCAGGTCATCAACGGCCCCTTCACCTTCGCCCCCGACGGAAACCCGCTGGTCGGGCCAGTCAGGGGCTTGCGGAACTTCTGGTGCGCCTGCGCCGTCATGGCGGGTTTCAGCCAGGGCGGCGGTGTCGGCCTCGCCTTGTCGAACTGGATGGTGCACGGCGATCCGGGCTTCGACGTCTGGGCGATGGATGTCGCCCGCTTCGGCAGCTGGGCGACGCTCGGCTACACCAACGCCAAGGTCCGCGAGAACTATTCGCGCCGCTTCTCGATCCGGTTTCCCAACGAGGAACTGCCGGCCGCCCGCCCGATGCAGACCACCCCGCTCTACGACCGGATGCGCGCGCAGGGCGCGGTGATGGGCGATTCCTGGGGGCTCGAGACGCCGCTTTGGTTCGCGCCCGAGGGCGTCGAGCCGAGGGATATCGTTTCCTTCCGCCGCTCCAACGACTTCCCGCATGTGAAGGCCGAATGCATAGCCGTGCGCGAGCGGGTCGGCGTCACCGAGATCGCCAATTTCGCCAAGTACGAGATAGGCGGCCCGGGCGCCGAGGCTTTCCTGTCGCGGCTGATGACCAACCGGATGCCGCGCGCCGGCCGGATCGTCCTTACGCCGATGCTGAACGAGAACGGCAAGCTGATCGGCGACTTCACGATCGCCCGGCTGTCCTCCGGTCGCGACGGCGACCGCTTCATGATGTTCGGGTCGAGCCAGGCGCAGGTCCATCACATGCGCTGGTTCGAGCGGCATCTGCCGCCGGACGGATCCGTCACCATCGAACCGCTGGGGATGAAGCTGGTCGGGCTGTCGATTGCGGGGCCGAAGGCGCGCCACGTGCTGGCAAGGCTCACCGACGAGGACGTGTCGGACAAGGCCTTCCCGTTCATGTCGTTCCGCGCGATGGACATCGCCGCGGTGCCGGCCATGATCGGCCGCATCAGCTATACCGGCGATCTCGGCTACGAGATCTGGGTAGCGCCGGAGTATCAGCGTCGGCTCTACGAGAAGGTCATGGAGGCCGGTGCCGACGTCGGCATCGTCAATTTCGGCATGCGTGCGCTCCTGTCGCTTCGGCTCGAGAAGAACTTCCCGACCTGGTACCGCGAGCTGCGCCCGATCTACGGGCCCTACGAGGCCGATGTCGGCCGTTTCGTCGATCTGTCCAAGCCCGATTTCATCGGCCGCGACGCCGCCGCCCGGGAATTCGCCGACGGGCCGAAGCTGAAGCGCGTCACCTTCCGCGTCGATGCCGCCGATGCCGACGTGATCGGCGACGAGCCGGTCTGGCACGACGGCAGGGTGGTCGGCTGGGTGACGTCGGGTGGCTACGGCCACTATGTCGACGCCTCGCTTGCCCAGGGCTATGTCCCCGCCCACCTGGCGGATGGCGCTCACGGAACGTTCGAGATCGAGATCATCGGCGAGCGTCGTCCGGCCCGGATCCAGCCAACGCCGCTGTTCGACCCGGACGGGCTGAGGATGCGGGGGTAGGTTGGCGGATTGTGGACACCGCGCTGCCCGCGCCCCTTGCTTGCGACACCGCCGCGCCGCCCCTGGGATATCGCCGCTTCCGCCTGCCTGCTATCCGCGAGGCCGACACATCCGAGGACCATCCATCTTGCTGCTCGAGCTTCTCGCCGAAAAGGGCCGCCTGCTCGCCGACGGGGCGACCGGGACCAACTACTTCGACCGGGGGCTGACCTCGGGCGACGCGCCGGAACTGTGGAACGTGCAGTCGGCCGAGCGGGTCGCCCAGCTGCATCAGGAGTTCATCGAGGCCGGCGCCGACATCATCCTCACCAACTCCTTCGGCGCCAACGCCCGGCGTCTGAGGCTGCATGATGCCCACGACCGGGTGATCGAGCTGAACCGCCGCGCCGCCGAGATTGCCCGCGAGGTGGCGGACAGGGCCGGCCGACGGGTGGTGGTGGCCGGGTCCATCGGCCCGACCGGAGATCTGTTCGCCCCGCTCGGCGAACTTACCTTCGCCCAGGCGGTCGAGGCCTTCGCCGAGCAGGCCGAAGGGCTGAAGGCCGGCGGCGCCGACGTCTTCTGGATCGAGACCATGTCGGCGCCGGACGAGATCCGCGCCGCCGCCGAGGGCGTGGCTGCCGCGGGGCTGCCCTACGTCTTCACCGCCAGTTTCGATACCGCCGGCCGCACCATGATGGGCCTTGCGCCGGCCGAACTGCCGAACCTTGCCGCCGCGCTGACTCCTGCGCCCGCCGCCATCGGTGGCAATTGCGGGGTGGGGGCGCCGGACCTGTTGTTGGCGATCCTCGAGATCACCACCGCCGACCCGAACGCCGTCGTCATCGCCAAGGGCAATTGCGGCATTCCGCAGGTGACCGGCGACCATGTCCATTACACCGGCACCCCCGAGTTGATGGCCGACTACACGCGCCTCGCGCTCGATGCCGGCGCGCGCATCGTCGGCGGCTGCTGCGGCACCACCCCGCGGCACCTTGCCGCCATGCGCGCGGCGATGGAGAGCCATGTGCCGCGTGCGCGCCCGGATGTCGATGAGATCGTCCGTCGGCTCGGGCCGATCCTGCTGAAGCAGGCGGCCGGGCGCCCCGATGGCGATCGCCCGCGGCGCGGCCGGCGCCGGGCATAGGTTCGCCGTCCTGTAGCGATTGCAGGCATCAGCTTCCGCGTCATCGCGGACCGCCGCCAGGCCAAGTCGGCAGCGGAAGGCTGCATCGCCGCCGGTCGGGCGTCCCGATCCCGCATCGCAGCTGCGCGTCGCCTCGGATGACTTGGTGGGGGATCCACTACCTTCGCCCGACTGCGCGATGGAATGCGGCCATGTGGAAGCGGATCTGGCCGGGCGGATAGGCCCGGTCCGCCGCCACCGGACAGGCGGCGCGGGCGCGGCAACCCCTCTCGAGGCATTCCCGGCCTGCCGGGGAGTCGAGATGGCCGGCGCAGGCGGCGACATCGTAGCCCGCCGCGCTGAACGCGCCGACCGGGCAGGCGGCAAGGCACGGCCGCGCGGCGCAGGTTTCGCAGGGGCTCTGCCGGTCCTCGATCGCCGGCAGGTCGATCATGTCGGCAAACAGCAATGCGGCGCGATAGGCGTGCCACAGCCCGTGGTCCGGGTGCATCAGGATGCCGATCGGGGAGGGGTGCACCGGCTCGCAGCGCATGGCCCATTGCTGGAAGGGGAGGGGAGGCGTGTCGAACGGATAGACCGGGCGGGCGCCGAAGCGATCGGCGATCGCAGCGACAGTCGCCCGTGTCCACCGGTCGAGCGGGTGCCGTTCGCCGTCGACATGCGGCGCAAAGGCCGGCCACAGCTCGGCGCCGGCATTGCCGACCAGAATGATACTCCGGGTCGGAACACCTGCCGCGACATCAGGCACATTGTCCCCGGCGCGTGGATGAAATCCGCCGCGGGGTCTGAGGCCGTGCACCGCGAGCGAGGACGACAGTTCGGTATAGATTCGCACCTCCGGAAGATGTCATCGCCGGGTTCGTCTCGGCAATCCGGGAGATTGCCTCCCGGAAACTGGCCGACGCGCTTGCCCGTGTCTCACGCGAAGGCGTCGGGCATCGAGGCCTTCTTCTTCGCCATGAACTCGTTGAGCGCCTCGTCGATGCCGGGATCGAGCGGCGGCGCCTCGTAATCGGCGAGCCACTGCTTCCAAAGCTGGTTGGCGCGCTCGTCGGCGCGCTTCTCGCCCTCCGCCAGCCATTGCTCGAAGGAATTGTTGTCGGCGATCGTCGAGCGGTAGAACGCGGTCTCGAAATTCGCCTGGGTGTGGGCACAGCCGAGATAGTGGCTGCCGGGCCCGACCTCGCGAATCGCCGACAGAGCCTGGCCGTTCTCCGAAAGGTCGACGCCCTCGCAGAAGCGCTGCTGCATGGCGAGCTGGTCGCAGTCCATGACGAACTTCTCGTAGCCGGAGGCGAGCCCGCCCTCCAGCCAGCCGGCCGCGTGCAACACGAAATTGGTGCCGGCCAGTACCGTGCCGTTCAGCGTGTTGGCGCTTTCGTAGGCGGCCTGCGCGTCGGCGATCTTGGAGGCGCACAGGCTGCCGCCGGTGCGGAACGGGATGCCGAGGCGGCGGGCAAGCTGGGCGGCGCCGTAGGAGACGAGCGACGGCTCCGGCGTGCCGAAGGTCGGCGCGCCGGATTGCATCGAGATCGACGAGGCGAAGCAGCCGAACACCACCGGCGCGCCGGGCCTGACGAGTTGCGCGAAGGCTGCGCCTGCCAGCACCTCGGCCAGCACCTGGGTCAGCGTGCCGGCGACGGTGACCGGCGACATGGCGCCTGCCAGGATGAATGGCGTGATGATCGTTGCCTGGTTCGCCCGCGCATAGACCTTCAGCGCGCCGAGCATGGTCGAATCGAACACCATCGGCGAGTTGGCGTTGATCAGGTTGATCAGCACGCAGTTCTGCTCGACGAAGTCCTCGCCGAACACCATTCGCGCCATCGTCACAGAGTCCTCGGCACGCTGCGGATGCGTGACGGAGCCCATGAACGGTTTATCGGAATAGCGGATGTGGCTGTAGACCATGTCGAGATGCCGCTTGTTGACCGGCAGGTCGACCGGCTCGCAGACCGTGCCGCCCGAATGATGGATTGCCGGCGCGACGTAGGCGAGCTTCACGAAGTTGCGGAAGTCCTCGATGGTCGCGTAGCGGCGGCCCTCATCGAGATTGCGGATGAACGGCGGCCCGTAGACCGGAGCGAACACCGTGGCGTTGCCGCCGATCTGGACCGAGCGTTCTGGATTGCGGGCATGCTGGGTGAAGACCTTCGGCGCGGTGGCGATCAGGCTGCGGCAGAGCCCCCTCGGGAATCGCACCCGCTCGCCCCGGACGTCGGCACCGGCCTCCTTCCAGAGCTTCAGCGCCTCCGCATCCTCGCGGAACTCGATGCCGATCTCCTCGAGGACGAGATCGGCATTGGCCTCGATCAGGGCGAGGCCCTCCTCGTCGAGCACCTCGTAGAGCGGCACCTTGCGGGTGATGTAGCGCAGTGCCTGCTGGCCGCCGCCGCGCCTGCGCTCGCGCCGCGCCTCCGCCCCGCCGCCGCGCCTGCGGCCGCGGGTTTCCTCATGGGTATCGCTCATGGAACAGATGCCTCTCGCGCGCCGTTCAACCTGCAAGTCCTTGAACCCTACCCCGGCTCGCCGCCCGCCCGTGTCCCGCCTGCGTCATCGCCCGGCGCGGCCGGAACAGTGACGCGCCGCCGACCGCCGCTCGACCGCACTTCCCTCGTCCGGCCCACGACCCCTCCCGCATCGCCGACGCCCGCAAGGCCGATCCGGCATCGGGCGTCACCCCGCAGATGACAGGTCAGGGGCCGGTAGCCGTGTCGGTCGCAAGCGGGCAGGCGGCCCCGTCCCCGTCGCAATTGCGACCCGGCAAGTCGGTTCCAGCATAAGGATTCCGGGGCGCCTGGCGAATAATCCGACGCAGTTCATCGGGCCATACCGCTGCCGGAGTGCATCATGTCGGGTGATGATCTCGATCTTTCCTCGCTTTCGGACGACGAGCTCGTCCGGCAGATGCATGACGACCTCTATGACGGTCTGAAGGAGGAGATCGAGGAGGGTGTCCGCATCCTGTTGGAACGCGGCTGGACCCCCTACTCGGTGCTCACCGATGCGCTGGTCGAGGGCATGCGGATCGTCGGCGAGGATTTCCGCGACGGCATCCTGTTCGTGCCGGAGGTGCTGCTGTCTGCAAATGCCATGAAGGCCGGCATGGCGATCCTGCGTCCGCTGCTCGCCGAGACCGGCGCGCCGAAGATGGGCAAGATGGTGATCGGCACCGTGAAGGGCGACATTCACGACATCGGCAAGAATCTCGTCGGGATGATGATGGAGGGCGCCGGTTTCGAGGTGATCGACATCGGCATCAACAATCCCGTCGAGAAGTATCTTGAGGCGCTCGAGGAGCACCAGCCGGACATCCTCGGCATGTCCGCCCTGCTGACCACCACCATGCCCTACATGAAAGTTGTCATCGACGCGCTCAAGGAAAAGGGCCTGCGTGACCGTTACATCGTGCTGGTCGGCGGTGCGCCGCTCAACGAGGAGTTCGGCCGTGCGATCGGTGCGGACGCCTATTGCCGCGACGCCGCGATCACGGTCGAGACCGCCAAGGACCTGATGCGCCGGATGCACAATCAGCGCGTGGCGGTCGGCTGACATACCGGCTGCTCGGCGTCGGTCCGTCGCAAAATCCGGCATCCGGCGTCGTCCTGGCGTCGCACTCGAGCCTGCCGGGCGCTACCGTCGGCGAACCGATCCACGGTATGCGCAAACCATGTCCAGCTATTCTCTCGGCCGGGTTCCGGCCATTGCGGCCGGTCCCGGCCGTATCGACGGCCTCGGCGCAGACGTCTCGTTGCAGACGGGTGGCACTGCCACGGTGCTGCTCGTCGCCGATCCGGCCCTCGCCGGTCTGGGTATCACCGGCCGCGCGGAGGCCGTCCTGTCGGCGGCCGGTCACGCCGTTCACCGCTTCGAGGATGTCGTCAGCGATCCGCGCGAGACCCAGGTCATCGACGGCGCCGGGCTCGCCCGCCGCATCCGTGCCGATGCCATCGTCGCGCTGGGCGGCGGCTCGGCACTCGATGCCGCAAAGATGATCGCCGTCCTCGCTGCCACCGACCGGCCGATCGCCGAATTCCGGCTGGCCGCGGCGCCGCTGCCCGCCCGCACCGCTCGCCTCCTGTGCGTTCCGACCACCGCCGGCACCGGCTCGGAGACCACCGCCGTCGCGGTGCTCACCTCGCCGGAGCACGCCAAGATCTGGTACTGGGGCGGCCCGCTCAAGCCCGATGCGGTCGTGCTCGATCCCGAACTGACCGTGGCGCTGCCGCCGGCGCTGACGGCGGCGACCGGTCTCGACGCGCTGGTGCATGCGATGGAGGCAGCGACCAACCGCAACCGCACCGACGTCACCGACCTCTACGCCCTGGAGACGATCCGCCTTGCCATCCGCCATCTGCCGGCTGCCGTCGCCCGGCCGGGTGATCTTGACGCCCGCATGGGGATGCTGACGGCCGCCTGCCTCGCCGGGACGGCAATCGACAATGCCGGTACCGCCCTTGCCCACAATATCGGCCACGCGCTCGGCAGCCTGATGCCGGTGCACCACGGCAAGGCCGTGGCACTCGCCATGGAGGCCAGCCTCCCGTTCGTCATCGAAGGCAATCGGGCCGCGTTCGCCCGCGTCGCCGAAGCCTTCGGCATCGGGCCGGATCCGGACGGGCTCCCGGCGCGGTTCACGGCATTCATCGACGAACTGGGGCTCGACCGCCATTTGCCGGAGGTGCCCGACCCTGCGCTGCTCGCCGCGCGCATGGCGGCGCCCGAGAACGCCGCGATGCGCGCGTCGACCGTTCGCGAGGTGCGCGACGAGGATCTGGCGAGGCTGGCGGCGCTCACGCTTGCACGCGCCGGCATGACGGGGCCGGCGTCATGAAGATCACCGGAATCGAGATCAGCCATCACGTCATCCCCTTCGATCCGCCATTCCGGCCGAGCTGGGACACGCGGCCGCGCACCGACTTCCGCGCCACCATCGTGCGTGTCGCCACCGACGCCGGTCTGACCGGCCTCGCCTCGGGCGATCTGATGCTCGGCTTCGCCGGCCACGAGCATCTGTTCATCGGCAGGGATCCGCTCGACCTCGAGCGGCATTTCCGCGTCCTCGACAACATCTCGTTCCACTACGGCCGCTGCTGGCCGCTCGATCTGGCGCTGTGGGATCTGGCCGGCAAGGTCGTCGGGCAACCCGTCTGGAAGCTGCTTGGCGGCCGCTCGGACCGTATCCCCGTCTACGCCTCGTCGGCGACGCTGCGCGAGCCGTCAGAACTGGCGGATGCCGCCGAAGCCGTCCTCGGGCGCGGCTTCCGGGCGATGAAGGTGCGCTTCCACCGCGCCGACTGGCGCGAGGACGTGCGGGCGCTGGAGACGGTGCGCAAGCGGGTCGGCGGCCGCCTCACGCTGATGGTCGACTGCAATCAGGGCTGGCGGATGCCGTGGGACACGGCCGCCGCATGGCGCTTCAAGGATGCGCTCGACGTCGCCCGCGAGCTGGAGCAGCTCGGCGTGTACTGGATGGAGGAGCCGCTGCACCGGGGTGACCGCGAGGGCATGAGGCGGCTGACCGAAGCAACCGACATCCGCATCGCCGCCGGCGAGATGACGCGCGAGCTCTACGAGTTCCGCGACCTGATCGATGCCCGCGCGGTCGACGTCGTCCAGCCGGATGCAGCGCTGACCGGCGGCATCACCGGCCTGCGCCGGATCGTCATCGCCGCCGAGGATCACGGCGTGCTGTTCACGCCGCACACCTGGACCAACGGCATCGGCATCCTCGCCAATGCCCATCTGACCGCCGGCCTCGGGGCGGCGCCCTTCATCGAGTTTCCCTACGATCCGCCGGAATGGTCGCTCGCGCGGCGCGACTTCATGCTGGAATCGCCGGTGGATGTGGACGAGAACGGCGATCTGGTCCTGTCAGATGAACCGGGCCTCGGCATCGCGCTGGATGAGGCGCGTCTCGCCGCGACGCGGGTGGGATAGCGCGATGACCGGCAAACGAATACCGTCATGCCCGCCCCCCGTGTCACGACGCCCGTCGTCCCGGCCGGCGCGGTGCGCAGACCCTGGACCGGATCACTACCCGCCGCGGAGCGTTCGGGTCCCGGATCGGCCGAGGACATCGGATGCCGGCGATGTCGGCCTGGTCGGGACGCAAGGTCGGGAAGCCCGGCTGTGCGGCGGCCGTCGGGAATGATGCGGGGAGGTGAGGTGCTTCTTGCGGGGAGGGTTGGCAGTCCATGAGATCCTACGATGCGATCGTCATCGGCGCCGGGGTGATCGGCGCGGCGGTGGGGCTGGAATTGGCCCGCAAGGGGCTGAAGACCCTCAACGTCGACATGGCGCCCACCGCCGGCTACGGCTCGACGGCAGGGTCCTGCGCGATCATCCGCACCCACTATTCGACGCTCGAGGGCTCGGCGCTCGCCTATGAGGGCTACTTCTACTGGAAGCACTGGGCCGATTATCTCGGCGTTGTCGACGAGCGCGGTCTCGCCGAGTTCCGCCAGACCGGCTGCGTCGTGATGAAGACCGAGGCGAACCGCCATCTCGCCCATGTCAAGGCCAACATGGATGCCCTCGGCATTCCCTACGAGGATCTCGACACGGCGGCGTTGAAGGCACGGCTGCCCTATTTCGACATCCGCCTCTATCATCCGCCGAAGCGGCCCGAGGACGAGGGCTTCGGCGAACCGACCGGGGGCGAACTGGCCGGTGCGGTCTACTTTCCCTATGCGGGCTACATCACCGATCCGCAGCTGTCCGCCCACAATCTGCAGCGGGCGGCCGAGGCGGCTGGCGGCGCATTCCTGTTCAACCGGCGTGTCGTCGGCATCGACAAGGATGTCACCGGCCGGATCGCCGGTGTCACGCTCGACGACGGGACCAGGCTGGCAACCCGCGTCCTGGTCAATGTCGCCGGGCCGCATTCCAGCAAGGTCAACGAACTCGCCGGCGCCACCGCCGACATGAAGATCACCACGCGCGCGCTGAAGCAGGAGGTGGTGCATCTGCCGATGCCGGTCGAAGGCTACGACGAGATCGGCATGGTGACGTCGGACTCCGACATCGCCTGCTACACCCGGCCGGAGAAGGGCGGCTTCATCCTGATCGGTTCGGAGGACCCGCCCTGCGATCCGCGCGACTGGGTCGATCCCGACGACTGGGACCGCAATTTCACCGAGCAGTGGCGCGTCCAGGCGCTGCGCGCCGCCCAGCGCATCCCCGGCCTGCCGATCACCAGCCGGATGAAGGGCGTCACCGAACTCTACGACGTCACCGAGGACTGGATCCCGATCTACGACAAGTCGGCCGTGCCAGGCTTCTACATGGCCTGCGGATCAAGCGGCAATCAGTTCAAGAATGCCGGCGTCGCCGGCGCGATGATGGCGCATCTGATCGAGAAGGTCGAAGCCGGCCACGACCACGACGCCGATCCGGTGATCTTTCCGCTGAAGCATATCGGCCGGACCACGAATGTCGGCTTCTACTCGCGGCTGAGGACCATCAACCCGGAATCGAGCTTCTCGGTCCTGGGGTGAGGGCGTCGGCCGGCACGCCGCCACCGCACGTCGTCACACGATCGCCCGTCATCCCGGCCGAACAGCCGGGATCGGGCCGTCCGGACTCAGCCCTTGCAGCTGCTCTCGCGCAGCACGGTGGCGAGATGGAGCTGCGCATCTTCCCGCACGGTGATCTGCACCGTCACCAGGCCCGGCGCGCCGGTGAGCTGCCGCCGCACCTCGGCGAGCGGTCCAGGCGCGATCAGCGGCGCGACCGGCTTGCCGGCGATGGCGATGTCGAGGGTTCCCGTCCCGTCGGCCCGGATCACCAGCTCGTCGCGGCAGCCGCGCAGCCGCGCCAGGCTGAACCGATAGGTGCGTCCGGCCTCCAGCGCCGCGAACAGCTTCTCCCCCAGCGGCCCGATCGCCGCCAGCTCCGCAT encodes:
- a CDS encoding GcvT family protein, translated to MKTHAQAVVIGGGVVGCSVLYHLTKAGWRDVMLIERSELTSGSTWHAAGGFHTLNGDPNVAKLQAYTIGLYKEIEAISGQSCGLHLTGGLQLAGTPERMEWLKMAKARGRYLGMELEIISPKEAKDLLPLIDERHFVGALWDPIEGHLDPAGTTHAYARSARIGGAEIVLRNRVTDLVQNPDGTWQVVTEQGTVHAEHVVNCGGLWAREVGRMVGLELPVLAMEHMYVLTEDMPEVAEINRTTGKEVVHAIDFEGEIYIRQERGGMLMGTYEKACRPWSPREAPWSFGQELLVPDLDRIAPSLEVGFAHFPAFERAGIKQVINGPFTFAPDGNPLVGPVRGLRNFWCACAVMAGFSQGGGVGLALSNWMVHGDPGFDVWAMDVARFGSWATLGYTNAKVRENYSRRFSIRFPNEELPAARPMQTTPLYDRMRAQGAVMGDSWGLETPLWFAPEGVEPRDIVSFRRSNDFPHVKAECIAVRERVGVTEIANFAKYEIGGPGAEAFLSRLMTNRMPRAGRIVLTPMLNENGKLIGDFTIARLSSGRDGDRFMMFGSSQAQVHHMRWFERHLPPDGSVTIEPLGMKLVGLSIAGPKARHVLARLTDEDVSDKAFPFMSFRAMDIAAVPAMIGRISYTGDLGYEIWVAPEYQRRLYEKVMEAGADVGIVNFGMRALLSLRLEKNFPTWYRELRPIYGPYEADVGRFVDLSKPDFIGRDAAAREFADGPKLKRVTFRVDAADADVIGDEPVWHDGRVVGWVTSGGYGHYVDASLAQGYVPAHLADGAHGTFEIEIIGERRPARIQPTPLFDPDGLRMRG
- the bmt gene encoding betaine--homocysteine S-methyltransferase — its product is MLLELLAEKGRLLADGATGTNYFDRGLTSGDAPELWNVQSAERVAQLHQEFIEAGADIILTNSFGANARRLRLHDAHDRVIELNRRAAEIAREVADRAGRRVVVAGSIGPTGDLFAPLGELTFAQAVEAFAEQAEGLKAGGADVFWIETMSAPDEIRAAAEGVAAAGLPYVFTASFDTAGRTMMGLAPAELPNLAAALTPAPAAIGGNCGVGAPDLLLAILEITTADPNAVVIAKGNCGIPQVTGDHVHYTGTPELMADYTRLALDAGARIVGGCCGTTPRHLAAMRAAMESHVPRARPDVDEIVRRLGPILLKQAAGRPDGDRPRRGRRRA
- a CDS encoding trimethylamine methyltransferase family protein, which codes for MSDTHEETRGRRRGGGAEARRERRRGGGQQALRYITRKVPLYEVLDEEGLALIEANADLVLEEIGIEFREDAEALKLWKEAGADVRGERVRFPRGLCRSLIATAPKVFTQHARNPERSVQIGGNATVFAPVYGPPFIRNLDEGRRYATIEDFRNFVKLAYVAPAIHHSGGTVCEPVDLPVNKRHLDMVYSHIRYSDKPFMGSVTHPQRAEDSVTMARMVFGEDFVEQNCVLINLINANSPMVFDSTMLGALKVYARANQATIITPFILAGAMSPVTVAGTLTQVLAEVLAGAAFAQLVRPGAPVVFGCFASSISMQSGAPTFGTPEPSLVSYGAAQLARRLGIPFRTGGSLCASKIADAQAAYESANTLNGTVLAGTNFVLHAAGWLEGGLASGYEKFVMDCDQLAMQQRFCEGVDLSENGQALSAIREVGPGSHYLGCAHTQANFETAFYRSTIADNNSFEQWLAEGEKRADERANQLWKQWLADYEAPPLDPGIDEALNEFMAKKKASMPDAFA
- a CDS encoding corrinoid protein, which produces MSGDDLDLSSLSDDELVRQMHDDLYDGLKEEIEEGVRILLERGWTPYSVLTDALVEGMRIVGEDFRDGILFVPEVLLSANAMKAGMAILRPLLAETGAPKMGKMVIGTVKGDIHDIGKNLVGMMMEGAGFEVIDIGINNPVEKYLEALEEHQPDILGMSALLTTTMPYMKVVIDALKEKGLRDRYIVLVGGAPLNEEFGRAIGADAYCRDAAITVETAKDLMRRMHNQRVAVG
- a CDS encoding iron-containing alcohol dehydrogenase; its protein translation is MSSYSLGRVPAIAAGPGRIDGLGADVSLQTGGTATVLLVADPALAGLGITGRAEAVLSAAGHAVHRFEDVVSDPRETQVIDGAGLARRIRADAIVALGGGSALDAAKMIAVLAATDRPIAEFRLAAAPLPARTARLLCVPTTAGTGSETTAVAVLTSPEHAKIWYWGGPLKPDAVVLDPELTVALPPALTAATGLDALVHAMEAATNRNRTDVTDLYALETIRLAIRHLPAAVARPGDLDARMGMLTAACLAGTAIDNAGTALAHNIGHALGSLMPVHHGKAVALAMEASLPFVIEGNRAAFARVAEAFGIGPDPDGLPARFTAFIDELGLDRHLPEVPDPALLAARMAAPENAAMRASTVREVRDEDLARLAALTLARAGMTGPAS
- a CDS encoding mandelate racemase/muconate lactonizing enzyme family protein, which gives rise to MKITGIEISHHVIPFDPPFRPSWDTRPRTDFRATIVRVATDAGLTGLASGDLMLGFAGHEHLFIGRDPLDLERHFRVLDNISFHYGRCWPLDLALWDLAGKVVGQPVWKLLGGRSDRIPVYASSATLREPSELADAAEAVLGRGFRAMKVRFHRADWREDVRALETVRKRVGGRLTLMVDCNQGWRMPWDTAAAWRFKDALDVARELEQLGVYWMEEPLHRGDREGMRRLTEATDIRIAAGEMTRELYEFRDLIDARAVDVVQPDAALTGGITGLRRIVIAAEDHGVLFTPHTWTNGIGILANAHLTAGLGAAPFIEFPYDPPEWSLARRDFMLESPVDVDENGDLVLSDEPGLGIALDEARLAATRVG
- a CDS encoding NAD(P)/FAD-dependent oxidoreductase — encoded protein: MRSYDAIVIGAGVIGAAVGLELARKGLKTLNVDMAPTAGYGSTAGSCAIIRTHYSTLEGSALAYEGYFYWKHWADYLGVVDERGLAEFRQTGCVVMKTEANRHLAHVKANMDALGIPYEDLDTAALKARLPYFDIRLYHPPKRPEDEGFGEPTGGELAGAVYFPYAGYITDPQLSAHNLQRAAEAAGGAFLFNRRVVGIDKDVTGRIAGVTLDDGTRLATRVLVNVAGPHSSKVNELAGATADMKITTRALKQEVVHLPMPVEGYDEIGMVTSDSDIACYTRPEKGGFILIGSEDPPCDPRDWVDPDDWDRNFTEQWRVQALRAAQRIPGLPITSRMKGVTELYDVTEDWIPIYDKSAVPGFYMACGSSGNQFKNAGVAGAMMAHLIEKVEAGHDHDADPVIFPLKHIGRTTNVGFYSRLRTINPESSFSVLG